From the Clostridium putrefaciens genome, one window contains:
- a CDS encoding HAD family hydrolase — protein sequence MKQTIIFDLDDTLIHCNKYFHKAVDAFCNNMNNWFSEYNIGILEIRNKQQQIDIERVIREGFADTHFSTSLIDTYCYFSKKTGRNKDKKEEQWINEIGQSAYAKDLECYPSMIDVLNCLKEQGHNLYLYTAGNPIIQKGKVERVNIGDYFGERVFVTPHKNAQVLESIIEKERLDKRNTWMIGNSMKSDIMPAVEAGIKAVYIPGLFEWSYDNVVLKDEYVRSFKTVKSLNCLKDMFLEEAM from the coding sequence GTGAAACAGACCATCATTTTTGATTTAGATGATACCCTTATTCATTGCAATAAATACTTTCATAAGGCTGTAGATGCATTTTGCAATAATATGAATAATTGGTTTAGTGAATATAATATAGGAATCTTGGAAATAAGGAATAAGCAGCAACAAATAGATATAGAAAGAGTTATAAGAGAAGGATTTGCAGATACTCATTTTTCTACATCGCTTATAGATACCTATTGCTATTTTTCAAAAAAGACAGGAAGAAATAAAGACAAAAAGGAAGAGCAGTGGATTAATGAAATAGGTCAAAGTGCATATGCAAAAGATTTAGAGTGTTATCCTTCCATGATAGATGTGCTTAACTGTTTAAAAGAACAGGGGCATAATTTATACCTATATACTGCAGGGAACCCTATTATACAAAAGGGAAAAGTTGAAAGAGTTAATATTGGTGATTATTTTGGGGAAAGAGTATTTGTAACTCCTCATAAAAATGCTCAGGTTTTAGAGTCTATAATAGAAAAGGAAAGATTAGATAAGCGCAATACATGGATGATTGGGAATTCTATGAAATCAGATATAATGCCAGCTGTAGAGGCAGGTATAAAAGCTGTGTATATACCGGGGCTTTTCGAGTGGTCTTATGATAACGTAGTATTGAAGGATGAATATGTAAGGTCATTTAAGACAGTTAAATCGTTAAATTGCTTGAAAGATATGTTTTTAGAAGAGGCAATGTAA
- a CDS encoding DUF6199 family natural product biosynthesis protein, which produces MVIIFLFMLTIGILEVIFPKRMLMLGNKRELKKEEEPSELFINITRVGGVILIIIAITFAFGAFT; this is translated from the coding sequence ATGGTGATTATCTTTTTATTTATGTTAACTATTGGGATTCTAGAGGTTATCTTCCCTAAAAGAATGCTTATGTTAGGTAATAAAAGAGAGCTTAAAAAAGAGGAAGAACCAAGTGAACTTTTTATAAATATAACTAGGGTTGGTGGAGTTATATTGATAATAATAGCCATTACATTTGCCTTTGGAGCTTTCACATAA
- a CDS encoding (2Fe-2S)-binding protein — protein MENNASEEIMDKLTKVCLCKAIPRSKIKEAIKSGATTVEEVQKATGAGSGGCSGRRCTPKIEVLLEKYSDK, from the coding sequence ATGGAGAATAACGCTAGTGAGGAAATAATGGATAAACTAACTAAGGTTTGTTTATGCAAGGCGATACCTAGATCTAAGATTAAAGAAGCAATAAAGAGTGGTGCCACAACAGTAGAAGAAGTTCAAAAAGCTACAGGCGCAGGATCAGGGGGATGCAGTGGTAGAAGGTGTACACCAAAAATAGAAGTATTATTAGAAAAGTACTCCGATAAATAA
- a CDS encoding ABC-F family ATP-binding cassette domain-containing protein, with amino-acid sequence MNLISLENISKSYSDKSLLDNISLGINQGEKIGLIGVNGSGKSTLLKIISGIEVPDEGNIIKGNKVRIEYLHQSPEFYSEARVIEQVFKGESSEMKLLRDYENTLKLLEKSKDQGDTYELNNKLIKLQSDIDSLNAWDLESEAKTILTKLGVEDFDAKVGTLSGGQKKRIALASALITPCELLILDEPTNHMDNKTIEWLEQYLNTRKGSLIMITHDRYFLDRVTNRILEIDKGKLYSYSGNYSIFLEKKIERQNMEISSENKREKLYEKELAWIKRGAKARSTKQKARIDRFEKLGEQSIDIKEDKMDISVLSSRLGKKIIEMENLNKSYKGISYIKDFSYILLREDRIGIVGDNGIGKSTLMKIISGEIKYDSGTLDIGETVKIGFFSQENKYMEEDMRVIEYMKEVAEYLPLADGGKITASQMLEKFLFTKDMQWTPISKLSGGEKRRLYLLRVLMGSPNILILDEPTNDLDISTLTILEDYLDKFDGAIITVSHDRYFLDRVCNKIFAFEAPGIVSKHHGNYSDFMERMKESYIEESKVSKEMNYKDREYEDKKANNEKPLKFSFKEQKEFQEIDEYIESLEVKIEELNREVEKVSTDFVKLQEVLNEKSLLEKELEERYDRWTYLNELSEKIEGSKKGGIVDGE; translated from the coding sequence ATGAATCTTATATCTTTAGAAAATATAAGTAAAAGTTATAGTGACAAAAGTCTTTTAGATAATATATCTTTAGGAATAAATCAAGGTGAAAAAATAGGGCTTATTGGAGTTAATGGATCAGGTAAATCCACTCTTTTAAAGATAATATCAGGTATTGAAGTTCCGGATGAAGGTAATATAATAAAAGGTAATAAAGTTAGAATAGAGTATCTTCATCAATCACCAGAGTTTTACAGTGAAGCTAGGGTTATAGAACAAGTATTTAAAGGTGAATCTTCTGAAATGAAACTTTTAAGAGACTATGAGAACACCTTAAAGCTTTTAGAAAAGTCAAAAGATCAGGGTGATACTTATGAATTAAATAATAAACTGATAAAATTACAATCTGATATAGATTCTTTAAATGCCTGGGATTTAGAAAGTGAAGCTAAAACTATTCTTACAAAACTTGGGGTAGAGGACTTTGATGCTAAGGTTGGTACACTATCTGGAGGACAGAAAAAGAGAATTGCATTAGCATCAGCGCTTATAACACCATGTGAGCTTTTGATTTTAGATGAGCCTACAAATCATATGGACAATAAGACTATAGAGTGGCTTGAACAGTATTTAAACACTAGAAAAGGATCACTTATAATGATAACTCATGATAGATACTTTTTAGATAGAGTTACTAATAGGATTTTAGAAATAGATAAAGGGAAATTATATAGTTATTCTGGTAATTACAGCATATTTCTTGAAAAGAAGATAGAAAGACAAAACATGGAGATTTCTAGTGAAAATAAAAGAGAAAAGCTATATGAAAAGGAACTTGCATGGATAAAAAGAGGAGCAAAGGCTAGGAGTACCAAGCAAAAGGCTAGAATAGACAGATTTGAAAAACTAGGAGAACAGAGCATAGATATAAAAGAAGATAAGATGGATATTTCTGTTTTAAGTAGTAGACTTGGGAAAAAGATAATAGAGATGGAGAATTTAAATAAGTCTTATAAAGGAATAAGTTATATAAAAGACTTTAGTTATATCTTACTAAGGGAAGATAGGATAGGAATAGTTGGAGATAACGGCATAGGTAAATCTACATTAATGAAAATTATATCTGGAGAAATTAAGTATGATAGTGGAACTTTAGATATAGGTGAAACGGTGAAGATAGGATTCTTTTCTCAAGAGAATAAGTATATGGAAGAGGACATGAGGGTCATAGAATATATGAAAGAAGTTGCTGAATACCTACCCTTAGCTGATGGGGGGAAGATTACAGCATCACAAATGTTAGAGAAGTTTTTATTTACAAAAGATATGCAATGGACACCTATATCTAAACTTTCTGGCGGTGAAAAGAGAAGGTTATATCTACTAAGAGTACTTATGGGGTCACCAAACATACTAATACTTGATGAGCCTACTAATGATTTAGATATATCTACATTAACCATACTAGAAGACTACCTAGATAAGTTTGATGGAGCTATAATAACCGTATCACATGATAGATACTTTTTAGATAGAGTATGTAATAAAATATTTGCATTTGAAGCACCGGGCATAGTATCTAAGCATCATGGAAATTATAGTGACTTTATGGAACGTATGAAAGAAAGTTATATAGAAGAATCCAAAGTTTCTAAAGAAATGAACTATAAAGATAGAGAATACGAAGACAAAAAGGCAAATAACGAAAAGCCATTAAAGTTTTCATTTAAGGAACAAAAAGAGTTTCAAGAAATAGATGAATATATTGAAAGTCTTGAGGTTAAGATAGAGGAACTTAATAGGGAAGTAGAAAAGGTGTCTACAGATTTTGTTAAATTACAAGAAGTCTTAAATGAAAAGTCACTTTTAGAAAAAGAACTTGAAGAAAGATATGATAGATGGACATATCTAAACGAACTATCGGAAAAGATAGAAGGATCAAAGAAAGGTGGGATTGTAGATGGAGAATAA
- a CDS encoding 2-phosphosulfolactate phosphatase family protein, with protein MKIDLIISADYIKDKIIEGKTVVVIDILRATSVIITALNNGCNEVIPVLTVEEAFELSKHSRKDYILGGEREALKIEGFDFSNSPLDYNKEVVEGKTVILTTSNGTRAIKGCSSAKSIYIGAMINAKYVAKRIIEEGRDVVFVNSGTKGQFSMDDFICAGYMINYILNESSAEVSDIAKTADYVYKNNKDIYSFVKDATHYDILKSLELNKDLEYCIKKDIIKIVPEYKDGLIK; from the coding sequence ATGAAAATAGATTTAATAATTTCAGCGGATTATATAAAAGATAAGATTATAGAAGGAAAAACAGTAGTAGTTATTGACATACTAAGGGCTACATCAGTTATAATTACTGCTTTAAATAATGGCTGTAATGAGGTTATTCCTGTTTTAACTGTTGAAGAAGCTTTTGAATTGTCAAAGCATAGTAGAAAAGATTATATCTTAGGAGGAGAAAGAGAAGCTCTTAAAATAGAAGGGTTTGATTTTTCAAATTCACCTCTAGATTATAATAAAGAAGTGGTAGAAGGGAAAACTGTAATACTTACTACATCAAATGGAACTAGAGCCATTAAAGGATGTAGCTCTGCTAAGTCTATATACATAGGGGCTATGATTAATGCAAAGTATGTAGCAAAGAGGATTATAGAAGAAGGTAGAGATGTAGTTTTTGTAAATTCAGGTACTAAGGGTCAGTTTTCTATGGATGACTTTATTTGTGCAGGGTACATGATAAATTATATATTAAACGAAAGTAGTGCTGAGGTATCAGATATAGCAAAAACAGCTGACTATGTTTATAAGAATAATAAAGACATATATAGTTTCGTTAAAGATGCAACACATTATGATATTTTAAAAAGTTTAGAGCTAAATAAGGATTTAGAGTATTGTATAAAGAAGGATATTATAAAAATAGTTCCTGAATATAAAGATGGTTTAATTAAGTAA
- a CDS encoding PucR family transcriptional regulator yields the protein MYNFRTFLQELSLNSSIPFILTWMDGKVIYEKEDSSLGKDLVEAVIELGRQRATLMVGKRYEMCTPLLKYYIENKYSELFSIRDQVLSDVLEGKPFLQERVERHFPFLLKGFNLMIISVEGSKYEALNIIKQMYTEDNIAFLIFEEAIVLIGNFEDIKEHAESIREAIISNLYCRCYISYSSIKYELKDILEGYKSAKDAIIIGKRFGIKGEIYDFTNMDFEKVVYNISDSLKHEFIKRFKGKFESFDSEMLNTVEEFIKSDLNISNAAKKLYIHRNTLIYRLDKIYKDTGYDVRNFKDATIFMIAFLMWKEGV from the coding sequence ATGTACAATTTCCGAACCTTTCTTCAAGAATTAAGTTTAAATTCATCAATACCTTTTATTTTAACCTGGATGGATGGAAAGGTTATATATGAAAAGGAAGATAGCTCATTAGGTAAAGACTTGGTAGAAGCTGTTATTGAACTTGGAAGACAAAGGGCTACATTAATGGTCGGTAAAAGATACGAAATGTGCACACCATTATTAAAATACTATATAGAAAATAAATATAGCGAGTTATTTTCTATACGAGATCAAGTTTTAAGTGACGTTTTAGAGGGGAAGCCTTTTTTACAGGAAAGAGTTGAAAGACACTTTCCTTTTCTTTTAAAAGGGTTTAATTTAATGATTATAAGTGTAGAGGGTAGTAAATATGAGGCCCTTAATATAATAAAACAAATGTATACGGAAGATAATATTGCATTTTTAATATTTGAAGAAGCCATAGTATTAATAGGTAATTTTGAAGATATAAAAGAGCATGCTGAAAGTATAAGAGAAGCTATAATATCAAATCTTTATTGTAGATGCTATATAAGTTATTCTAGTATTAAATATGAATTAAAAGATATATTAGAAGGTTATAAATCAGCTAAGGATGCTATTATAATTGGGAAAAGGTTTGGAATAAAGGGTGAAATTTATGATTTTACCAACATGGATTTTGAAAAGGTAGTTTATAATATATCAGATTCATTAAAACATGAGTTCATAAAAAGGTTTAAAGGTAAATTTGAAAGCTTTGATAGTGAAATGCTAAATACTGTAGAAGAATTTATAAAATCAGATTTAAATATAAGTAATGCAGCAAAAAAGCTATATATACATAGAAATACTTTGATATATAGATTAGATAAGATATATAAAGATACTGGATATGATGTAAGAAACTTTAAAGATGCCACAATATTTATGATAGCTTTTCTTATGTGGAAGGAGGGTGTATAG
- a CDS encoding ABC transporter ATP-binding protein — translation MANLSLKNIYKVYSGNVTAVKDFNLEIEDKEFIVFVGPSGCGKSTTLRMIAGLEEISKGDLYIGDKIVNDVAPKDRDIAMVFQNYALYPHMTVYDNMAFGLKLRKMDKALIEKKVREAARVLDIEHLLERKPKALSGGQRQRVALGRAIVREPKVFLMDEPLSNLDAKLRVQMRTEISKLHKRLQTTFIYVTHDQTEAMTMGTRIVVMKDGLIQQVDSPQNIYDHPKNVFVAGFIGSPQMNLIDSKLFEEHGDVFASFEQDKILLPKDKAMFLKEKGYVGKEVILGIRPEDLDDSEDFINSHKGAIINAKVEVTELMGAETYIYLSKDRSSFVARVNGNSTVKLDEVIKIALDEDKIHIFDKESEITIL, via the coding sequence ATGGCTAACTTATCATTGAAAAATATATATAAGGTGTATTCAGGAAATGTTACAGCGGTAAAGGATTTTAACTTAGAAATAGAAGATAAAGAATTTATAGTATTTGTAGGACCATCAGGTTGTGGTAAATCAACTACACTAAGAATGATAGCAGGGCTTGAAGAAATATCTAAAGGGGACCTATATATAGGAGATAAGATAGTAAATGATGTAGCTCCTAAAGATAGAGATATAGCTATGGTCTTCCAAAACTATGCACTATATCCACATATGACTGTATATGATAATATGGCTTTTGGACTTAAACTAAGAAAAATGGATAAGGCTTTAATAGAAAAAAAGGTAAGAGAAGCAGCTAGAGTTTTAGACATAGAACATTTGTTAGAGAGAAAACCAAAGGCATTATCAGGAGGTCAAAGACAAAGGGTTGCACTTGGAAGAGCTATTGTTAGAGAACCTAAGGTGTTTTTAATGGACGAGCCTCTATCCAATCTTGATGCAAAGCTTAGAGTTCAAATGAGAACTGAAATATCAAAGCTTCATAAAAGATTACAAACTACATTTATATATGTAACTCATGATCAAACAGAAGCTATGACTATGGGAACTAGGATTGTAGTTATGAAAGATGGGCTTATACAACAAGTGGATAGCCCTCAAAATATTTATGACCATCCGAAAAATGTATTTGTTGCAGGATTCATAGGAAGTCCACAGATGAACTTAATAGACTCTAAGCTTTTTGAAGAGCATGGAGATGTATTTGCTTCCTTTGAACAAGATAAGATATTATTACCAAAAGATAAGGCTATGTTCTTAAAAGAAAAGGGATACGTAGGTAAAGAAGTTATTTTAGGTATTAGACCAGAAGATTTAGATGATAGTGAAGATTTTATAAATTCACACAAAGGTGCTATAATAAATGCGAAGGTAGAAGTTACAGAACTTATGGGAGCTGAGACATATATATACTTATCTAAAGATAGGTCAAGTTTTGTTGCGAGAGTAAATGGAAATTCTACGGTGAAATTAGATGAAGTTATAAAAATTGCTTTAGATGAAGATAAAATTCATATATTTGATAAAGAAAGTGAAATTACAATATTATAA
- a CDS encoding TIGR01212 family radical SAM protein (This family includes YhcC from E. coli K-12, an uncharacterized radical SAM protein.), with translation MQKSWNGKRYNNLNCFLRNKFGEKVFKISIDAGFSCPNRDGKISSGGCIFCSERGSGDFAGDRRLSISNQFEDVKAIMNKKWSSGKYIAYFQAYTNTYAPIDILRKKYKDALKEEGVVGLAIATRPDCLDDDVISLLEEISKETYLWVELGLQTSKDETAKRINRGYNLDVFEGSIKRLREKGIDVVVHTIFGLPSETEEDMLNTIRYISALDIQGIKFHLLHLMKDTALINLYESGELRFLTMEQYVRLIAESIAILPESVVIHRLTGDSPRDLLVGPMWSLKKWEILNSIDAYLEREDIYQGLYYSTNTPR, from the coding sequence ATGCAAAAGAGTTGGAATGGAAAGAGGTACAATAATTTAAATTGTTTTTTAAGAAATAAATTTGGAGAAAAGGTCTTTAAGATTTCTATAGATGCTGGATTTTCTTGCCCTAATAGAGATGGAAAGATAAGCTCTGGGGGATGCATATTTTGCAGTGAAAGAGGATCTGGCGACTTTGCAGGCGATAGACGGCTTTCTATATCAAATCAATTTGAAGACGTTAAGGCTATTATGAATAAAAAGTGGTCTAGTGGTAAGTATATAGCTTATTTTCAAGCATATACTAATACTTATGCACCTATAGATATATTAAGAAAGAAGTATAAAGATGCTCTAAAAGAAGAAGGTGTGGTAGGCCTTGCAATTGCTACAAGGCCGGATTGCTTAGATGATGATGTGATTTCTCTTTTAGAAGAGATAAGCAAAGAAACTTATTTATGGGTAGAACTTGGATTACAGACAAGTAAAGATGAAACAGCAAAAAGGATAAATAGAGGATATAATCTTGATGTTTTCGAAGGTTCTATAAAAAGGCTTCGTGAAAAGGGCATAGATGTAGTTGTTCATACTATATTTGGATTGCCGAGTGAAACAGAAGAGGATATGTTAAATACAATAAGATATATATCAGCATTAGATATACAAGGTATAAAGTTTCATCTTTTGCATCTTATGAAGGATACTGCACTTATAAATCTTTATGAAAGTGGAGAATTGAGATTTCTTACTATGGAACAATACGTAAGACTTATAGCAGAGTCTATAGCAATATTACCAGAATCAGTGGTAATACACAGACTAACAGGAGATTCACCGCGTGACTTATTAGTAGGTCCTATGTGGAGTTTAAAGAAATGGGAGATACTTAATTCTATAGATGCTTATCTTGAAAGAGAAGATATATATCAAGGGTTGTATTATTCTACAAATACACCGCGATAG
- a CDS encoding transporter, with product MKKDLREVYQVATVFIGTIVGAGLASGKEITQFFTAYGYKSLMGILICGIMYVFIGSLISDISLKHNLRSYNDLIRTVSPGFLGLVTDIITGFFLLSGSSIILAGSGALIHQYFGISNWIGTMLMVILSILVLLKDTDGLIKINSFIVPSLVTVIIITFLLYILFYSNYKTIIYDLKVVPFEKRPWIISCLLYCGFNLLSCSGVLVPLSTEVKNKSNMRKGILIGSIVLTILCLFLNIMLMLNKPYIYQYEIPLLYIANRFGKPLQIMILIIIWFEMFSTEVSNIYSISKSLEQKLNITFNNCIFIVMLIAIPISKIGFSRLITILYPAFGVISLIFIGQLIYFSIKPTKFKKY from the coding sequence TTGAAAAAAGATCTAAGAGAAGTATACCAAGTAGCTACAGTTTTTATAGGCACTATAGTAGGAGCTGGTCTCGCTTCTGGGAAAGAAATAACTCAATTTTTCACAGCTTACGGGTATAAAAGCCTTATGGGTATATTAATTTGTGGTATTATGTATGTCTTTATAGGGTCACTTATATCTGACATAAGTTTAAAGCATAACCTAAGATCTTATAATGATCTTATTCGAACAGTAAGCCCTGGCTTTTTAGGGTTGGTAACAGATATCATAACAGGATTCTTTCTACTAAGTGGAAGTTCTATAATACTTGCGGGAAGTGGGGCTCTTATACATCAATACTTTGGAATTTCTAATTGGATAGGAACTATGCTTATGGTTATACTATCCATACTTGTATTATTAAAAGATACAGATGGACTTATTAAGATTAATTCCTTTATAGTTCCTTCATTAGTTACTGTTATAATTATAACCTTCTTACTTTATATCTTATTTTATTCAAATTATAAAACCATTATATACGATCTAAAAGTGGTTCCCTTTGAAAAAAGGCCTTGGATTATATCTTGTTTACTTTATTGTGGATTCAACCTTTTAAGTTGTAGTGGTGTCCTTGTTCCTTTAAGTACGGAAGTTAAAAATAAATCCAATATGAGAAAAGGAATACTAATAGGCTCTATTGTTCTTACTATACTCTGCCTCTTTTTAAATATTATGCTAATGCTTAATAAGCCGTATATATATCAATACGAAATACCTCTTTTATATATAGCAAATAGATTTGGTAAACCACTCCAAATCATGATTCTTATAATAATTTGGTTTGAAATGTTTTCAACAGAGGTTTCAAATATATATAGTATATCTAAAAGCTTAGAGCAAAAGCTTAACATTACTTTTAATAATTGCATATTTATTGTAATGCTTATAGCAATCCCCATATCAAAAATAGGATTTTCAAGATTAATAACAATTCTTTATCCTGCTTTTGGAGTAATAAGTCTTATATTTATAGGCCAGCTTATTTATTTTAGTATAAAACCCACTAAATTTAAAAAGTATTAG
- a CDS encoding radical SAM protein translates to MLSMLNKCKLCPRECNVNRLNGELGFCKSSDKVIISRASLHLFEEPCVSGTKGSGTVFFSNCNLSCVFCQNHCISQEGLGMEVSIDRLSNIFLKLQEKGASNINLVTPTHYVPQIIESLILAKSKGLSIPILYNSNGYDSLDTINALDGYIDVYLPDLKYFNSKYSLKYSKSKDYFEKASIAIKEMYNQVGKVKFDENGLIKKGVIIRHLMLPGLLFDSKKIIDFIYNSFKDDVYISIMNQYTPMFKASNHEEINRPLNPLHYDILINYALDLGITNAFIQGSGSDSKDFVPDFKSFIGL, encoded by the coding sequence ATGTTATCAATGCTAAATAAATGTAAATTATGCCCTAGAGAGTGTAATGTAAATAGATTAAACGGGGAACTTGGCTTTTGTAAATCTAGTGATAAAGTTATTATTTCAAGAGCATCTCTTCACCTTTTTGAGGAGCCTTGTGTTTCAGGAACCAAGGGATCCGGAACAGTTTTTTTCTCTAATTGCAATTTAAGTTGTGTATTTTGTCAAAATCATTGTATAAGTCAAGAGGGTTTAGGCATGGAAGTTTCTATAGACAGGTTGTCTAACATCTTTCTAAAACTTCAAGAAAAGGGTGCGAGTAACATAAACTTAGTCACTCCAACTCATTATGTACCACAAATAATAGAATCATTAATCTTAGCTAAATCTAAAGGGCTATCTATTCCTATACTTTATAACTCCAACGGATATGATAGCCTAGATACCATAAATGCTTTAGATGGTTATATAGACGTATATCTTCCTGATCTAAAATATTTTAATTCTAAGTATTCATTAAAATATTCAAAATCAAAGGATTACTTTGAAAAAGCTTCTATCGCTATTAAAGAAATGTACAATCAAGTAGGTAAAGTTAAATTTGATGAGAATGGTCTGATAAAAAAGGGTGTCATAATAAGGCACTTAATGCTTCCAGGGCTTTTATTTGATTCTAAAAAGATTATAGACTTTATTTACAATTCCTTTAAAGATGATGTGTACATAAGCATTATGAATCAATATACACCTATGTTTAAAGCATCGAATCATGAGGAAATAAATAGGCCGCTAAATCCATTGCACTATGATATCCTCATAAATTATGCTCTAGATTTAGGTATTACTAATGCCTTTATTCAAGGCTCTGGATCAGATTCCAAGGACTTTGTTCCAGACTTTAAAAGTTTTATTGGACTTTAA
- a CDS encoding heme NO-binding domain-containing protein, translating into MKGTVVSTWMKTCRRLYGNTTVDNAMKDAGWNSTKIFTPVENVDDNDIKKVISNIALSNNLEVKELWRIIGKDNLRAFHRDYPAFFQQENMYSFLKSLFDIHVVMTKKFKGAKPPLVTIEPISQREAIFFYKSERGMFDYFLGLTDGCNEFFKEDVKYEEIERTSNSLKLKMTFPKDIYYKKKYFWNNLLSFGFIKSFSAKAAIFTSITTTLVALPLVGINFKALILGLSSGIFAGIGVTLLNMPKTMIEEELKKIASGRYNYESNMVTNDFFEDIFGLIKDYKKVIKADFTQFKGMTDEMNTFVESINKISDAMSHTSEEITEVVEQVANGAVSQAENTEDAALKLNEDIESLKTIVNNENDNKLELEKALEKINNSYSNIENTSSNILQSLNSFLDVKDKGDKLQTRAKDITSIVSIVSGISEQTNLLALNASIEAARAGDQGRGFAVVAESIRKLAEQSKGAVKEINVNLEEFVDDIKLLVDNIDGQYYILKNESKSLGKVKDISYEATKSIQIVSKSMIKTINELNNEAESIANLYNTIETLASIAEENSASSEEVSASVLNYTEELQNLIGNISNFKLITENFRKDLEKYNI; encoded by the coding sequence GTGAAGGGAACAGTGGTATCAACTTGGATGAAAACTTGCAGAAGACTTTATGGAAATACTACAGTAGATAATGCTATGAAAGATGCAGGATGGAATTCTACTAAAATTTTTACACCTGTAGAAAATGTTGATGATAATGATATTAAAAAGGTAATCTCCAATATAGCTCTAAGTAACAACTTAGAGGTTAAGGAACTTTGGAGGATAATCGGAAAAGATAATTTAAGGGCATTTCATAGGGATTACCCAGCATTTTTTCAACAAGAAAACATGTATTCATTCTTAAAGTCTTTGTTTGATATCCATGTAGTGATGACTAAAAAGTTTAAAGGGGCTAAACCACCACTAGTAACTATAGAGCCAATATCACAAAGAGAAGCTATATTTTTCTATAAATCAGAAAGAGGCATGTTTGATTACTTTTTGGGGCTTACTGATGGCTGTAATGAGTTTTTCAAAGAAGATGTTAAATATGAAGAAATTGAAAGGACAAGCAATTCATTAAAATTAAAAATGACATTTCCTAAAGATATATATTATAAAAAGAAATACTTTTGGAATAACTTGCTATCTTTTGGTTTTATTAAAAGCTTTTCCGCTAAAGCTGCAATATTCACATCTATTACAACTACGTTAGTAGCACTTCCTTTGGTGGGTATTAATTTCAAGGCTTTGATTTTAGGGTTATCGTCGGGTATATTTGCAGGGATTGGGGTTACGTTGCTTAATATGCCAAAGACTATGATTGAGGAAGAATTAAAGAAAATAGCATCAGGAAGGTATAATTATGAAAGTAATATGGTTACTAATGACTTTTTTGAAGATATATTTGGACTTATAAAAGATTATAAAAAGGTAATTAAGGCTGATTTTACACAGTTTAAAGGAATGACAGATGAAATGAATACTTTCGTTGAGAGTATAAATAAGATATCTGATGCTATGAGTCATACCTCAGAGGAAATAACTGAGGTAGTGGAGCAAGTAGCTAATGGAGCTGTGTCACAGGCTGAAAATACAGAAGATGCTGCTCTAAAATTAAATGAAGATATAGAATCATTAAAAACTATAGTAAATAATGAAAATGATAATAAATTAGAACTTGAAAAAGCATTAGAAAAGATTAATAACAGCTATAGCAATATAGAAAATACTAGTAGTAACATACTTCAGTCTTTAAATAGCTTTTTAGATGTTAAAGACAAAGGAGATAAATTACAAACTAGGGCAAAAGACATAACAAGCATTGTATCCATAGTTTCAGGTATATCTGAACAAACCAATTTACTTGCACTTAATGCTTCTATTGAAGCTGCAAGAGCTGGCGATCAAGGAAGAGGATTTGCAGTGGTTGCAGAATCCATAAGAAAGCTAGCAGAACAATCTAAGGGAGCGGTAAAAGAAATAAATGTTAACTTGGAAGAATTTGTAGATGATATAAAACTTCTTGTAGACAATATAGATGGACAGTATTATATATTAAAAAATGAATCAAAAAGTTTAGGCAAAGTAAAAGATATAAGCTATGAAGCAACTAAATCTATACAAATTGTTTCAAAGTCTATGATAAAGACTATTAATGAACTCAACAATGAAGCAGAGTCTATAGCCAATCTTTATAATACTATTGAAACTTTAGCATCTATAGCAGAAGAAAACTCAGCATCTTCAGAAGAAGTAAGTGCTAGTGTATTAAATTATACTGAAGAGCTTCAAAATCTTATAGGAAATATCTCTAACTTTAAGTTAATAACTGAAAACTTTAGAAAGGACCTAGAAAAGTATAATATATAA